A single Thermaerobacter sp. FW80 DNA region contains:
- a CDS encoding heavy metal translocating P-type ATPase, producing MAGFTALPRSLADRRADGQDGPAAHGPTTPAEAAGGAVPPPGGGQPPASPGRFVRVPDGPAAAAGSTPSPSATGTAAPTAVEPAPRAIRREPGFWERHHLAVLTAVTLLTTLAGWVAERLQAPAAVSLFFYGIAYLAGGTPAAIAGLQALRQRVIDVDLLMVLAALGAAALGAWEEGAALLFLFSLSNALQAYAMDRTRQAIRALMDLAPETARRRRPDGGLEEVAVETLAVGDRIVVRPGERIPIDGRVVGGRSSVDQAAITGESVPVAKGPGDEVFAGTMNQLGALEIEVTKPAGDTMLARIVALVQAAQEDRSRTQRVIDRIEQVYATAVVGIAALAATLPLLWGAEPQQAIYRALVLMVVASPCAVAISAPAPVLAAVANAARRGVLLKGGRYVEELAAVKVVAFDKTGTLTLGRPRVTDVVPLGDADRREVLEAAALAERLSEHPLARAVLEAAAAEGIRPHDADEVRAEPGYGVAARAGGRVTWAGNGDFARRHGADPGAAQAVVDELARQGKTVLFVGVGSRLLGCIAVQDVPRPGAREAVAALRRLGLIPVMLTGDRPEVATVIARQVGITEVRAGLLPEAKLRAVEELSRTLGPVAMVGDGVNDAPALARARVGIAMGAAGTDVALETADVVLVSDEIEKLPFVFDLARRATRTIWQNLAFALGVIAALVTWTLAGRLELALGVLGHEGSTVLAMLNGLRMLAVRPAPFGDGGPRGAEGRARAPEPAAGRTGT from the coding sequence GTGGCGGGATTCACCGCGCTACCGCGTTCGCTCGCCGATCGTCGGGCCGATGGTCAGGACGGCCCGGCCGCCCACGGACCCACGACACCGGCGGAGGCCGCCGGTGGGGCGGTGCCGCCGCCGGGCGGCGGCCAGCCGCCGGCCTCCCCGGGCCGGTTCGTCCGCGTCCCCGATGGGCCCGCCGCCGCTGCCGGCAGCACCCCGTCCCCCTCCGCGACGGGCACGGCGGCGCCGACGGCGGTCGAACCGGCGCCTCGGGCGATCCGCCGCGAGCCGGGCTTCTGGGAACGGCACCATCTCGCGGTGCTGACGGCCGTCACCCTGCTGACCACGCTGGCCGGCTGGGTCGCCGAGCGCCTGCAGGCGCCGGCGGCCGTCAGCCTGTTCTTCTACGGCATCGCCTATCTGGCGGGCGGCACGCCGGCCGCCATCGCCGGTCTCCAGGCCCTGCGGCAGCGGGTGATCGATGTCGACCTGCTGATGGTCCTGGCGGCCCTGGGCGCGGCGGCGCTGGGGGCGTGGGAGGAGGGGGCGGCGCTGCTCTTCCTCTTCTCGCTGAGCAATGCCCTGCAGGCCTACGCCATGGACCGGACCCGGCAGGCGATCCGGGCGCTGATGGACCTCGCCCCGGAGACCGCCCGCCGGCGCCGCCCCGACGGCGGCCTCGAGGAGGTGGCGGTCGAGACACTGGCCGTCGGCGACCGCATCGTCGTCCGGCCGGGCGAGCGGATCCCCATCGACGGCCGGGTCGTCGGCGGGCGCTCGAGCGTCGACCAGGCGGCCATCACCGGGGAGTCCGTGCCCGTGGCCAAGGGACCGGGCGACGAGGTCTTCGCCGGCACCATGAACCAGCTGGGCGCCCTGGAGATCGAGGTCACCAAGCCCGCCGGCGACACCATGCTGGCCCGCATCGTCGCCCTGGTGCAGGCGGCCCAGGAGGACCGCTCCCGCACCCAGCGGGTGATCGACCGCATCGAGCAGGTCTACGCCACCGCCGTGGTGGGCATCGCCGCCCTGGCGGCCACCCTCCCCCTGCTGTGGGGGGCCGAGCCGCAGCAGGCGATCTACCGGGCGCTGGTACTGATGGTCGTCGCCTCGCCGTGCGCCGTGGCCATCAGCGCACCGGCCCCCGTCCTGGCGGCGGTGGCCAACGCGGCCCGTCGCGGGGTGCTGCTCAAGGGCGGTCGCTACGTGGAGGAACTGGCCGCCGTCAAGGTGGTCGCCTTCGACAAGACGGGCACGCTCACCCTCGGTCGTCCCCGGGTCACGGACGTGGTCCCCCTCGGCGACGCGGACCGCCGCGAGGTGCTGGAGGCGGCCGCCCTGGCCGAGCGGCTCTCGGAGCATCCCCTGGCGCGGGCGGTGCTCGAGGCGGCCGCGGCGGAGGGCATCCGGCCCCACGACGCCGACGAGGTCCGGGCCGAGCCCGGATACGGCGTGGCCGCCCGCGCGGGCGGTCGGGTGACCTGGGCGGGCAACGGCGACTTCGCCCGGCGCCACGGGGCCGATCCCGGGGCGGCGCAAGCGGTGGTGGACGAACTGGCCCGCCAGGGCAAGACGGTGCTCTTCGTCGGCGTCGGGTCCCGGCTCCTCGGCTGCATCGCCGTCCAGGACGTGCCGCGGCCGGGGGCGCGGGAGGCCGTGGCCGCCCTGCGCCGCCTCGGCCTGATCCCCGTGATGCTGACGGGCGACCGCCCGGAGGTGGCGACGGTCATCGCCCGGCAGGTGGGCATCACCGAGGTGCGGGCGGGCCTGCTGCCCGAGGCGAAGCTGCGGGCGGTGGAGGAGCTGTCGCGCACCCTGGGACCGGTGGCCATGGTGGGTGACGGCGTCAACGATGCGCCCGCCCTCGCCCGCGCCCGGGTGGGCATCGCCATGGGCGCGGCGGGGACCGACGTGGCCCTGGAGACGGCCGACGTGGTGCTGGTCAGCGACGAGATCGAGAAGCTGCCCTTCGTCTTCGACCTGGCGCGGCGCGCCACCCGCACGATATGGCAGAACCTGGCGTTCGCCCTGGGGGTGATCGCCGCCCTGGTCACCTGGACCCTGGCGGGACGGCTCGAACTGGCCCTGGGGGTCCTGGGCCACGAGGGCAGCACGGTGCTGGCGATGCTCAACGGCCTGCGGATGCTGGCGGTCCGCCCGGCCCCCTTCGGCGATGGCGGGCCGCGGGGAGCAGAGGGCCGGGCACGGGCGCCCGAGCCGGCCGCCGGGCGGACGGGCACTTGA
- a CDS encoding DUF554 domain-containing protein, which translates to MKGLGTLINVVTVLAGSGLGLWLGARLAPRTREVLTGGLGVVTVLIGLDMARETANILIVLGSVLLGGLVGSALALEARLDALGRAVERALRSARTGPAAVAAGVEAEPRPAEVAAAGPPGRRSATRHPVPGAATTAGEEAGRPPARPGPAEAAAAADGTVARGFIAASLPFCVGPMTFLGSIQDGLTGDYQLLAVKAALDGFASLAMAPALGAGVALAAVTVLVVQGGLTMLAGVLSPLVEPAMLQELTAAGGALVVMIGLGLLEIKRLPVADFLPALGFAPLIAALVAR; encoded by the coding sequence ATGAAGGGCCTCGGGACCCTGATCAACGTGGTCACGGTGCTGGCCGGATCCGGCCTCGGCCTGTGGCTCGGCGCGCGGCTCGCGCCGCGCACGCGCGAGGTGCTGACCGGTGGGCTCGGGGTGGTGACGGTCCTCATCGGGCTGGACATGGCCCGGGAGACGGCCAACATCCTGATCGTGCTGGGTTCGGTGCTGCTGGGCGGCCTGGTGGGCTCCGCCCTGGCGCTGGAGGCGCGCCTGGACGCCCTGGGCCGGGCGGTCGAACGGGCGCTGCGGTCGGCGCGCACCGGGCCCGCGGCGGTGGCCGCCGGCGTCGAGGCCGAACCGCGCCCCGCCGAGGTGGCGGCCGCTGGCCCGCCGGGTAGGCGGTCGGCGACGCGGCATCCTGTGCCCGGGGCGGCGACGACCGCCGGGGAGGAGGCCGGGCGCCCGCCGGCCCGCCCCGGGCCGGCGGAGGCCGCTGCGGCGGCGGACGGGACCGTGGCCCGCGGCTTCATCGCCGCCAGCCTGCCGTTCTGCGTCGGTCCCATGACCTTCCTCGGCTCCATCCAGGACGGGCTGACGGGGGACTACCAGCTCCTGGCGGTCAAGGCCGCGCTGGACGGCTTCGCGTCGTTGGCCATGGCGCCGGCGCTGGGGGCGGGCGTCGCCCTGGCGGCGGTGACGGTGCTCGTCGTCCAGGGTGGCCTGACGATGCTCGCCGGCGTCCTCAGCCCCCTGGTGGAGCCGGCGATGCTGCAGGAGCTGACGGCTGCCGGCGGGGCCCTGGTGGTGATGATCGGACTCGGCCTCCTGGAGATCAAGCGGCTGCCGGTGGCGGACTTCCTGCCCGCCCTTGGCTTCGCGCCGCTGATCGCCGCCCTGGTGGCACGGTAG